The Betta splendens chromosome 2, fBetSpl5.4, whole genome shotgun sequence nucleotide sequence AAGACTAATAAGTGAATGAACAGCGTGAAATAATCACATTCACTCTAAATATAAGTACACACAAGTACCTCAGGCCTTTGACCGCTTTTTACGCAAAGAAAATGAAACTATTACGGCGACCTTGTAAAACACTGACTGCGAGTGAAACGTTAAACTTATAAACCCAAGACATGAACCGTGTTCTATTCCGTTAGAATAAAGTCATTTTcatgaaaaatatattatttctcATAAGTTCTTAAAAAAAGCTGCAAAGCGGCCGTGCGTAATTACGCATAGTTAACACTCCTTACCAAACCCAGCAACGGTCTCAGCTAAACTCTGGTATGTGCCGTTACTTGATGTACCTGCCTGACGTGTGTCGTGTCTTacataaagacacacaaacacacacacccagcaaaCTATGATAATTGTAACCAGCGTGTTGaatatttgtgtaaaatatttagGTGTgagcagatttttttctgttttttatttccccGTTTGTTGAGGACCGTCTCAATCAGCCTCCACAAAACACTGTGAATTATGGGTCACATCGTTCAGCAGCTGGTTAATGGGAGATCAGAAGTAACATTAATCAAACACCGTCAtgagacattttattttattagaagTGTTTAGGCTGATTTGATTTTAGGAAAACCAGCTTGTCTCTTTGGATAATTGCCTTTTTTGCCAAGGAGATGAGAGGATAAAGATAAGGTTACGTTAAAAAAATAGGCCCCGAGATGCAAATCTCGTCCAACAAGCTCTGTATACCTGTGATTTCCAGCCAAACACAACTGCACAACCGGAGAACGTGGCCTCCTCGGCTGCGGTCGTGATTATCTTTGGTTGCGACAGGAAATCGGGAGACGACTCACTAAAACCCGAAACCCAGTCGCAGCAGCATGAAAACGGCTCATGAGGTGAAAGGATCGTTCTGCTGCAGCGGGGACacccgccaaaataaaagccagctTAGGGTCCTTCCGGCCAGGTGACACGTCAGGTGGTTGTAGCAGGACCAGCGCATTCTCTCCATCAGACACGACTGCTCCAGCTGGTTCACCCTGTTCCCAGTTGTGTCGAGCGCTGAAGCGACATCGATCGTATCACGCGAACCTCGTCACAATAGGGACgaatttaattataatgatcTCCTGAAATGTCAGACTGTTATTACAGGAACTGCTGCTAAGTTCATGGTCATTGGTGGAAAGCAGAAATGTAACGGACCCTACAgacagtttgctgctgctgctgctgctgctgctgcatacgccttcagcaaacacacacacaccctgcgtTTGATAAAGTTATCGGCCCGTTGTTGACTCTTTGTTCCAGCTGAGCGAACGGTTGGCGAGAAAATATTAAAGGGCCCAAAGAGCAGCGCttccttgtttctgtctgtccagtcccctcaccccacctcctcgatgcgcacacacacacacacacacacacacacacacacacacacacacacacacacacacacacacacacacacacacacacacacacacacacacacacacttcattcaGTAGtgagggggaaggagggggtgAACAAACAATACGAGACGAGATTGAATGTCCAGCCAGCAGTCGCCACAGAAACTATCGCCACCCAGGAGTAATTAGGAAAGATTTTATAAACACATAGGGCAAAAGTatctcatccacacacacacacacacacacacacacacacacacacacacacacacacacacacacacacacacacaccttgattAGAAGCCATCTCTGCAAATCACCCTTTCTGCACTGACCTCCGGACCCGGCCTCGTCTGTGCGTTAAACTGACAGCCTTTGCTGCTAAACTCTGAGCTcctgtgaggatgaagagggtcCGGCCGCTGGCGTTGGGTCGGACACGGTGCCGTGTGTGAGTCGCACAGTGTACCGTTACCTCAGCTGGTCCCACTCCGCGCCGGCCGTTACGGCCTGTCATCTCCAAAGTTTACTGCAGGGCTTCATTTGCATCCTACATTTGAGTCTTATCAGATTGAGGCCCTACAGACTCAACTGATTCATTGTCTTCACTGGGTGGAGCCACATTTGCTTTTGGTCAAGCTGAATATGAAAAGGCACACACACCTGTACCAACGTTGGAGGATCAGTGGTTTCTAAACTCAGACATCGCTCTGCCCCTCGTCCAGCGCTGTTTTGTTGTAGTGcggtctctcccacacacacacacacacacacacacacacacacacacacacacacacacacacactttcagccCTGTGGAGGCGGATTGTTTGAGGAAGGTACAGAGCTGGTGCTGCAAGACCGTCTGGTCTGGCAGGTTTAACTGTaatgctgatgtgtgtgtgtgtgtgtgtgtgtgtgtgtgtgtgtgtgtgtgtgtgtgtgtgtgtgtgtgtgtgtgtgtgtgtgtgtgtgtgtgtgtgtgtgtgtacgcgtgttaAATAAGTCCCTTAAACAATAGGTCaaatgtgcgcacacacacacacacacacacacacgaacggaGCTTCGCGTGTTGGCTAATTGAGAGATTGTGCAAATATGAAGCACTGCAGGTTGTGACACTCTACCTTTGCTTTTTCTGTTCTCGCTCAGTGGCTTCAACTCATTACCGCCCTGTCTGAACTATAGGGTGTAAAGCACTTGGTCaacttatttgtgttttaacgtgctgtataaataaaataagctgCATATCTTCACACCGAGTCTATTTTGAGAGAAGCTTCGGGACAGGAAGTAACGCTTCCTCTCGCCCTCTCCTTCCAGTCTCCATCTTCCCGTCGTTggtgctgatggaggctgaagCCAGCCCCGCGGAGGCCGCTCCGCTCTGCCTCACCAAGCACAGCGCGTCCGAGGCCCAGACGCACGCCGAGCTGCCGTCCAGCACGGCGCTGGGCCGGCCGCAcggcccggcggcggcggcgccggcgcccgaGGGCAGGTCGGACGTCAGGAGGAGGTCGCAGGGCGGCGCCACGTACTTCAGATCCAAAATGAAGGTGAGGGAATAATCatcaatcataataataatcacttGCATTAGAACGACATTAAAACTGACAGAAGGGTGATCTGTGCCCCCCACAGGTGACTACAGGCGAGCCGCCCTCCGCTCCTgcccctccgcctccctctctcccgctctgtctcccccccctccccggccCCTCCATCCCCGACCCCCCACGCCGCCCTGATGCCAGCGCCTCTGCCgtcgccccctccccccgcgGAGGCGGTCTCCACGATGAGCAGGTCCCCGGGGCAGAGCCAGAGCCCGCCGCTGGGGACGGCCGGAGGCTTTGTGTGTCAGGTAGGCCCACATTCACCATGTGATGAAGTCCTTGCCCGGTTGAGCAAAAGCAGAATTACTGGCCTCAGTCCTGCGAATGAGCAGATTGAGCAAAGTAGTGAACCTATAAAGGCTGCAAAGAAGAAGTGGATGTGGACAGAACAGGATGTAGAACATTCACAAATCTCATTATGGGGAAGACGCTAATGTGCCtgttcatgttttgtttctgtgtgtgtgtgtgtgtgtgtgtgcaggtgtgtcagAAGACGTTCCAGTACCAGCGCATGTTGAACAGACACGTCAAGTGTCACAGCGATACCAAGAGGCACCTGTGCAGCTTCTGCGGCAAAGGCTTCAACGACACCTTCGACCTCAAGCGACACGTCCGCACGCACACAggtggacggacacacacacacacacacacacacacacacacacacacacacacacacacacacacacacacacacacacacacacacacacacgcacacagaattTAAGGACTCTGCTGACGTTTGAATGTCCAACAGGAGTGCGTCCGTACAAGTGCACCCTCTGTGACAAGGCCTTCACCCAGCGCTGCTCGCTGGAGTCCCACATGAAGAAGATCCACAGCATCACGCTGAAGTACGCCTACAAGGAGCGCCGCAACAAGCTGTACGTGTGCGAGGAGTGCGGCCACACGGCGGGAGCCcaggacgagctgctgctgcacctgcacgCGCTCCACCCCGACAGCCCCCTGCTGAAGGGCAAGGCCGCGAGGCGGGCGGGCggcagggagcgggaggagggggagcgggaggagggctCGGCGCCGGGCTCCCCCCTGGGAGGCGACAGCGACGACACCACGGGGTCAGCGGGACAGtagacgaggagctggaggcaggaGGGATGGAGGCGTGCACACGTGGGACTGTAACGATAGAGGAAGGATGAGTCAGATTACAGTGTAAAGTACTTCATGTAGATAGGTACATATTTATGAATggatgagggtgtgtgtgtgtgtgtgtgtataataaaGTGCTGTACAGGAAACAAGGCACCCAAGAAGTTCCTGactttaataatatatattttttattgggACTGAGCTCGTTATCCTGCATATACCTGCATGTTTCTGCTTTTATGTTGCTTATGAATGTTACCTCTGGGCTTTTTGTACAGTGCAAACATCAGATGCTTCACTTATTCATTAAAGGGAGTAATATATTTCACTAAGTCAGTCGTCTTTTTGTCAGTCTACATCCTGTACTGTAAatggactttgtgttgattttatgcgttatatgaaaaaataaatattagtttcACCTTCTGAGTCAACGTGAGGTTCTGAGGGTTTACAGTGGTTGAGAAGCAACAGTGGACGTCATACAGTAGCACCTGGTAGCTCGGTAGGCAGAGCCTctaccaggtgtgtccttgagcaacacTCCCTGGGCGCTGCACtgtggctgctcactgctccccaAGGGAATGGGTTGAATGCAAAATGCGTCAATTTTTGTGGgaggataaataaagttaaGCTTTCATTATTAAGTAGAACCCAGGTGTGAAACCATGGGAAGAATGAACCCAATGGATCGTTTGTCGAAACCACTGGTTCGTGTAGTGAGTCCACGGATCATCTCCATGTGTGGTTATCACAGCCGCCTTTTAAATCAGCTAAAACAATAGATTAATGCTCAATCCCAAATGCTGCTTGTTGGAGGATTGACTGTTACACACCATGACTGAGGGAATAATGCGTTACGGTGGCGCCTCGCACGGCCTGAGCACACGAAAGgaaactgctgtgtgtgtgtgtgtgtctgtgtgcgcttaGGAAAGACACAAGCGGCGGCCGGGAGGGTGAGGTTGGATTCCTGGTCTCTGTCGGGTCTTGTTGGAGGATTCCAGGCTGCCTTCACCCTGGGGATACAGGGAGGTGGATTCAGGTGACAGCTGTATAACGGTCTCACAGTTAACTGGCGCTGACTGTGCTCAGAAAGGCTGAAAGCCGTGTGGTTATTGACACCGCCCAGCGGATGACTAAACCAAATCACGTACAGTTATATCACATGTCAATCCATACACAAGGGCAAAACAAAGCCTTTACTCAGAGACAGAGTAAAGGTTAGATTTATTCTGGTTGGTGTTCTAATTTATTGCTGTGGTTGATTTCTGACGTTATTGTGATTTTAGGTTTGTCCTTATTTTTTAGCCATGGCAGAATGACCTTTGACTAAAAAAGATAAGCTATGAAACTTACGCATTCAAGATTCACGCTTCTGATTTTGTGTTGAGGTTTGTATCAGACTAAAAATGCctttaaatgaattaattagttttttgtttaaatgttttttatttttttttgcattatccTGAGCATTACGTCGGTGTAATTGCTATTTCCACCGCTAGAGGTCGCTGCTCAGGCAAACATTTTGAAGTGCATGATCACGTCGTCAACGAGCGGGACAAAGTAGGGGTGGAAAGCTTTGGGTGAAAGGGTTTGGGCAAGAGAGGTGGGTGTTGGTGAGATGGAGGTGTAAAAGCATCATTACATTCATAAAAGTCCCATATGGAGGCAGAAAGAGGTGAGGGAGGAGTtggggctggaggagggaaTAGGCAAGCTGAGGAGTTTAATGCTGTTTGGGACTTCTATGACATATAGTTGATATGAAGTAAAAGGGGTGTCTTCAGACCATCAGGAGGTGTTATTGGATGTTATGGACTTATTAAGTAGGAACAGTAGCAGGGAGATCGTGATGATGTGGGTTCCGGGCCATGTGGGTATTAAAGGGAGCGAGTGGGTGGATAGGGTGGTGAAAAgaacaacagagcaggaggaggttatAGAACATGTTAAATTATCAAAAAGTGAAGGGAAAAGCATAGTGAGGTTGAATATTGTGAAATAGTAGCAGGATGGTTGGGATAAAGAGGGTAAAGGACAGAAGCTTTACAATATCAATAGGAATGTGGGGGTAGGTGAGGACTAGGTGGACGGGGGAGAAGAGAGCAGGTTATAAGTAGGTTAAGAACTGGGCACACGTATGTGACCAGCACCTTATGGTTGATGGAGAGACATGTGGATGAGGTGGAGGGAGTGGAACATGTTATAATGAACCATGACAAGTACAGGAGGGAAATGGAAGGAATGATGAGGAGCATGAGGGCAGCAGGAATGAaagatgtgtgtttgaggagTGTATTAGAACCTGGAGGGtaagagagagggatggaggccTTGTTTAAGACTTTAAATGTTACTGTGTTAGGGAAAAGAATGAGCGTTGGAGAAATCGCCAGGGGGCGGTAGTGCAACAATCGGGATGCACGCCGCCGTTCAGCgcaaaggaagaagaagaagaagactttCGTCAACACGGAAGTGAGGTTTTTCTTGAAAACAAGGCGCCATCGGTTGTTGGAACTTTACAAAGACAAAGTAGTAGTAAACGCTACGAGGAGCAAACATTACTTAGATCACCGTTACATTTTCTAACGTCTTGActtcttttatattttttattctagTTTGCTAACTTTAACGTTAGCTTGTTATGGCTAAAGCCTTGTAACGTTATTGATCTGGTCCATGTTGGGAAAACTGGGGCATGTCACGTGTTATCACCGCTTTTTTGTCGCTTGATACAAAAGGATGCCAAATTCGGAGCCGGTCCGTTTGGGTCGGAAACGCCCCCTGCCCTCGTGCCCGAACCCGCTGTTCCTCAAGTGGCTCACCGAGCTCCGAGACGAGGCAAAGGAGAAAGGTCTGAAGACGCAGTACACGTACCAAAAGGTAACGGGCCGCTAAacacctgctccagctgtttgcCAACAAAGCCTGAGCACACACATAAAACTGGGTGGAGAGAAGGACATGCTTTATGTAGCGATGATTACAAGACAAAGTAATAACAAAGGTCACTGGTAATGTCATTAAACGGAACTCAACTCATTTTCCACAAACAGGGTTGTATTTCACAGTGATACATACAAGGAGCACCTGCATTACATACTTATTATATAACATACCTATGTTTCCCTTTTCACCAGGCCATCAACTCTTTGAATAAATATCCATTGCCGCTACGAAACGCCAAAGAAGCAAAGATCCTCCAGAACTTTGGAGACGGCATTTGTAAGATACTGGATGAGAAACTGCAGCGTCACTATAGGGAAAACGGTAAATAATGGATGTTTGCATTAACATATTCACTGAAGGATATTGGGATTTTGTGGAGCAGCATGCTAAAACATTATGGCtgaaaattcacaacaaagtCAGTGAAAGGGTACATTTCAATGTGGAGACTGTGAAATGGACTATATGATGAGAAAATGGTATCAACAGAGGAAATACTAGATTGATAGTTATGATAATGGAACACTGCAACCTGAAAGTATCAACGTTTAAAAATATGCAAAGTAATTAGTCTATATACAATATCAGTTTTCCATCTTTCTTTCAGGAGAGGCTCCTATTCAGTCTCTCACTAGTAGAGCGCCCCCTCCTGGTGGAGCAGATAACAACAGCTCAGCTCCCTCTAAAAAGGTAATGACAGTGTGACATAGTGTGTCTGAGATTGCCTCACTGTGCACAACTATAAGAAATTATAGGATCTACATGTATAGCATCAAAGGTTTTAATAGTTTTCATAAAAAGTCTTAATTCTGCTCCAGTTACCTCCGGTGACTGTTATTGTCCGTTTGTTTTAACATTGTTTAAAACATTATGGAATTTCCTGGATTTTCCATCTTCCTGTGTAGACAAATGCTACAGAGGAGCCAACTAAGCCtaaaagaggaggggggaggaagaagaacaggGAGTATGTGCCTCAGCAGAGGTCGGGGGGTTACGCTGTCCTACTGACCCTTTTCAGAGAATCACAGGTACATTACGTCTGAATATCTACAAGTAATTCTGGGAGGAATAATGCAAATCaaacgttattattattattgttattgttattgttattgttattgttattattattgcttcTGCAGATCCCAGGTGGCAAAGGTTATATGTTTAAAATGGAACTACAATCTGAagctcagcttctctgtgatAAATCCTTTACTGTGGTAGGTGAAAGATCCTTAATAACAcctcattatcacatttacttTTGAACTGACCTTGTATTTTGTGTCTCTGTAGCCAGATCTTGGCAGTAAGTACACGGCCTGGTCTTCTGTCAGCACGCTCATTCAGAAGAACCTGGTGATAAAGAGTCATAACCCTGCAAGGTAGACAAGAAGcatgaaaagacacacacacaggatacaGCTAAAACTCCAGTCTAGTGTGTGGATCAGCTGGTTTGCATCCCTGCTCATTTACTTTTGTGCATTGTCTTCTGGGGTTGGTTGACTGAATCCTTATACCCCTGGTCAGCCCTACAACCGAACGGTTAACTCACATGTTCTAAACTATATAGAACTAAAACCTGTTTCTGGTCTggaaatgttttctgtttattatcCACATTTGGCTTTATACACTGTGCTCTTCTGCTCATCACTGCAGTAGTAGGTTTAAACTTTACCTGCCTATGATCATGCAGATCATTGATATTAGTGTTTGAAGCTTTGTAATGTGTGTATTATCGCCTGTTTGTTTTCTAACTCAGGTATTCCCTAACAGAAGAGGGTCTTTCTTTGGCAGCGCGACTACAATCAGTAGAACAGGGGACAAGAGTTGCCTCAGAATTTCACagtgaagaagcagaggaggaggaggcggtgggagaaGCGGTTGTGGATCTTACTGttagtgatgaagatgatgacgagAAAGAAGAGGGCAGAACAGAGTGAGTAGACACAGGATCGGTAAATTCTTGTCTTTTGTCTGATCTTTATCTTTGATTGAACAAATATTTGTCTTTCCAGCCCCACAGAGAGACTGACCTGTGCCACCAAGACAGGATctggggtggaggagaggagtccTGCAGGAAAATCCCAGGCTTCACAGGCTGCGAGCAAAAAGCTCAATGGAGGATGTCTCCAACCAGGAACCTATGAGATCATCCTGTGTGTTGACTTCATTGAGACAACAGGGTAACATGTTCTAGTGGGACCCACatttttgttgtgttattcACGTGGAAATAAGTTTCTTCTCTACATGTGGACCTTTACATTAAAAGACATCTGTTTGTGCAGTGGGAGCCACCACTGCAAACAGGAGCTGGTCAAAGAACTTCAAAGAAATGGAGTGAATTTTGATGTCAGAAAGCT carries:
- the ovol1a gene encoding LOW QUALITY PROTEIN: putative transcription factor Ovo-like 1a (The sequence of the model RefSeq protein was modified relative to this genomic sequence to represent the inferred CDS: deleted 1 base in 1 codon); translation: MPRAFLVKKTNASPGKRNWSELPDHERGDVYIPVSIFPSLVLMEAEASPAEAAPLCLTKHSASEAQTHAELPSSTALGRPHGPAAAAPAPEGRSDVRRRSQGGATYFRSKMKVTTGEPPSAPAPPPPSLRSVSPPSPAPPSPTPHAALMPAPLPSPPPPAEAVSTMSRSPGQSQSPPLGTAGGFVCQVCQKTFQYQRMLNRHVKCHSDTKRHLCSFCGKGFNDTFDLKRHVRTHTGVRPYKCTLCDKAFTQRCSLESHMKKIHSITLKYAYKERRNKLYVCEECGHTAGAQDELLLHLHALHPDSPLLKGKAARRAGGREREEGEREEGSAPGSPLGGDSDDTTGSAGQ
- the mus81 gene encoding crossover junction endonuclease MUS81; the encoded protein is MPNSEPVRLGRKRPLPSCPNPLFLKWLTELRDEAKEKGLKTQYTYQKAINSLNKYPLPLRNAKEAKILQNFGDGICKILDEKLQRHYRENGEAPIQSLTSRAPPPGGADNNSSAPSKKTNATEEPTKPKRGGGRKKNREYVPQQRSGGYAVLLTLFRESQIPGGKGYMFKMELQSEAQLLCDKSFTVPDLGSKYTAWSSVSTLIQKNLVIKSHNPARYSLTEEGLSLAARLQSVEQGTRVASEFHSEEAEEEEAVGEAVVDLTVSDEDDDEKEEGRTDPTERLTCATKTGSGVEERSPAGKSQASQAASKKLNGGCLQPGTYEIILCVDFIETTGGSHHCKQELVKELQRNGVNFDVRKLSVGDFLWVAREKLVPVPGQLRAPVGRELVLDYIIERKRMDDLCGSIIDGRFREQKFRIKRCGLRRPIYLVEEHGKAASHLSLPEATLQQAIVNTQVVDGFFVKRVQDVRESAAYLTVMTRYLTKLYQNKTLICRSRELEGDAEAEKGEGGTPFCSLMSFAEFNHGAMKNKCQTVREVFARQLMQISGLSGDKAAAILEHYSTPQSLMTTYEQCASEAEKEKLLSTIRYGKLKRNVGPVLSRTVYQLYCTEGALS